From Bosea sp. NBC_00550, the proteins below share one genomic window:
- a CDS encoding polysaccharide deacetylase family protein, with product MSETHWQALSQELDNWQFAGRQLRIWLRDDDAIAPSRALTRLSGLAERHGAPVLLAVIPMLAEPALASALRAMPLLRPCQHGVWHRNHAPGGAKKSEFGIEREAQIVDGEIARGRDRLHDLIRSDTLPIFVPPWNRIDPGHAARLGSLGFSGLSCFRGYRHGPAGGPRLLNTHVDVMDWHGGRIGRRPDELLPEIAALLTGMRESGSERTATLGLLLHHRDHDENAWAVLDDVLRLAAAHPAIRLADPATLLSPVAVASHQPM from the coding sequence ATGAGCGAAACGCACTGGCAGGCACTCTCGCAGGAGCTCGACAACTGGCAGTTTGCCGGCCGGCAGCTCCGAATCTGGCTCCGCGACGACGACGCGATCGCCCCGAGCCGGGCGCTGACGCGGCTCTCGGGTTTGGCCGAGCGCCATGGCGCCCCCGTGCTGCTGGCCGTCATTCCGATGCTGGCCGAACCGGCCCTCGCTTCGGCCTTGCGCGCAATGCCCCTGCTGCGCCCCTGCCAGCACGGCGTCTGGCATCGCAATCATGCCCCTGGAGGCGCCAAGAAGTCGGAATTCGGCATCGAGCGCGAGGCGCAGATCGTCGACGGCGAGATCGCGCGGGGGCGCGACCGTCTCCACGACCTGATCCGCAGCGATACCCTGCCGATCTTCGTGCCGCCATGGAATCGTATCGACCCCGGCCACGCCGCCCGCCTCGGCAGCCTGGGCTTTTCCGGATTGTCCTGCTTTCGCGGCTATCGCCACGGCCCGGCGGGCGGCCCCCGGCTGCTCAATACGCATGTCGATGTGATGGACTGGCATGGCGGCCGCATCGGGCGCCGTCCGGACGAGCTCCTGCCTGAAATCGCCGCGCTGCTCACGGGGATGCGGGAAAGCGGCTCGGAGCGGACGGCCACGCTCGGCCTGCTTCTCCATCACCGCGATCACGACGAAAACGCCTGGGCCGTCCTCGACGATGTCCTGCGTCTTGCCGCCGCTCATCCCGCCATCCGCCTGGCCGATCCGGCCACGCTCCTTTCCCCCGTCGCAGTCGCTTCGCATCAGCCGATGTAA